The following are encoded together in the Macadamia integrifolia cultivar HAES 741 chromosome 10, SCU_Mint_v3, whole genome shotgun sequence genome:
- the LOC122090577 gene encoding probable carotenoid cleavage dioxygenase 4, chloroplastic: MLLLPSTKPITTETISRKCSALSPQHRFSSIRVELRSHNTKTVAVTATNKGTQPMLATTRRPLVLSLLTTFFNMLEDTINSFSKAPLPPFIDPQCVLCDNFAPVDELPPTECQVIEGQLPSCLNGAYIRNGPNPQYFPTGSYHQFDGDGMLHALTISGGRAMLCSRFVKTYKYNLEHESGQPVFPNMFAVFYRPTTFVITSILFTAARIFSGQINPARGAGLANTSLAFFGDRLFALAESDLPYTVRVDKAGDIETIGRYDSNGELLQNMTAHPKIDLNTKQTFAFRYGMMRPFLTFFSFDANGSKQSDVPIFSVSHQSLVHDFAITERFAIFPEIQITVNPMAIMKGTPLMQLDHSKVPRIGVIPRNAKDESEMRWFDVPGFNIFHTINAWEEEDDVVVLIAPNMLSIEHCLEKTELNHSSVEKVRIDLKRGIVSRFPLSARNLDFGVINPALVGKKSQYAYLGVGEPMPKMAGVVKLDLSGWEHQEHVVASRMYGQGCYGGEPFFVAKNPEDPNAEEDDGYMVSYVHDEILGESKFLVMDAKSPTLEIVAVVKLPRRVPYGFHGLFVRQSDLNKL, from the coding sequence ATGCTTCTTCTCCCTTCCACCAAGCCCATAACAACAGAAACAATCTCAAGAAAATGTTCTGCACTTAGTCCACAACACAGATTTTCCTCCATTAGAGTTGAATTGAGGTCACACAACACAAAAACAGTAGCAGTAACAGCAACAAACAAAGGAACTCAACCTATGTTGGCTACCACTAGAAGGCCACTGGTGTTGTCACTATTGACCACCTTCTTCAATATGTTGGAAGATACCATCAACAGCTTCAGTAAAGCTCCTCTCCCACCTTTCATTGATCCACAGTGTGTCCTCTGTGACAATTTTGCTCCGGTGGATGAGCTTCCCCCAACCGAATGCCAGGTTATTGAAGGCCAACTCCCATCTTGCCTTAATGGAGCTTACATTCGCAATGGCCCCAACCCACAGTACTTCCCAACTGGTTCATACCACCAATTTGATGGTGATGGAATGCTTCATGCGCTCACCATTTCTGGTGGCCGTGCCATGCTCTGTAGCCGCTTTGTCAAAACTTATAAATACAATTTAGAGCATGAATCTGGCCAGCCAGTCTTTCCAAACATGTTTGCAGTCTTTTATCGTCCCACCACCTTTGTGATCACCAGTATTTTGTTCACTGCAGCTAGAATCTTCAGCGGACAGATCAATCCTGCAAGAGGGGCTGGTCTTGCCAATACCAGCCTTGCTTTCTTTGGTGACAGGCTCTTTGCCCTTGCTGAATCTGATCTTCCCTACACTGTTCGTGTAGACAAAGCCGGTGACATTGAGACCATAGGGCGCTATGATTCTAATGGAGAACTGTTACAAAACATGACAGCCCACCCAAAGATTGATCTGAACACCAAACAGACATTTGCTTTTCGTTATGGCATGATGCGCCCATTCTTGACCTTCTTCAGTTTCGATGCAAATGGCTCAAAACAATCAGATGTACCCATCTTCTCTGTATCTCATCAGTCTCTGGTTCATGACTTTGCCATCACCGAACGGTTTGCAATATTTCCTGAAATACAGATAACAGTAAACCCAATGGCAATCATGAAAGGAACACCTTTGATGCAGTTAGACCATTCGAAAGTGCCAAGGATTGGTGTAATTCCACGGAATGCCAAGGATGAATCAGAGATGAGGTGGTTCGATGTGCCTGGATTCAACATCTTCCATACCATCAATGCttgggaggaggaagatgatgtAGTTGTCCTGATCGCACCCAACATGTTGTCCATAGAACACTGCTTAGAGAAGACTGAGCTGAACCACTCATCGGTAGAGAAGGTTAGGATAGACTTGAAGAGAGGGATTGTTTCAAGGTTCCCATTGTCTGCAAGGAACTTAGATTTTGGGGTGATAAACCCAGCCCTAGTGGGGAAGAAGAGCCAGTATGCTTACCTGGGAGTGGGAGAGCCTATGCCCAAGATGGCTGGGGTAGTGAAGCTAGACCTTTCAGGATGGGAGCACCAAGAACATGTTGTGGCCAGTCGGATGTATGGGCAAGGATGCTATGGTGGTGAACCGTTCTTCGTGGCCAAAAACCCAGAGGACCCAAATGCTGAGGAGGACGATGGGTATATGGTGTCATACGTGCATGATGAGATTTTAGGGGAGTCAAAGTTCTTGGTCATGGATGCAAAATCACCTACTCTTGAGATTGTTGCAGTAGTAAAGCTGCCCCGGCGGGTGCCCTATGGATTCCATGGGCTATTTGTGAGGCAAAGTGATCTCAACAAATTGTGA